Proteins encoded by one window of Streptomyces sp. NBC_01477:
- the rsmA gene encoding 16S rRNA (adenine(1518)-N(6)/adenine(1519)-N(6))-dimethyltransferase RsmA, with product MSGTESDPLLGPADVRELAAALGVRPTKQRGQNFVIDANTVRKIVRTAGVGPGDTVVEVGPGLGSLTLALLEAAAHVTAIEIDDVLAAALPATVAARLPGRVDRFDLVHSDAMAVTELPGPPPTALVANLPYNVAVPVLLHMLATFPGIERTLVMVQSEVADRLAAGPGNKVYGVPSVKANWYADVKRAGAIGRSVFWPAPNVDSGLVALARRDPPATTATRQEVFAVVDAAFAQRRKTLRAALAGWAGSAAAAEAALVAAGVSPQARGEALTVEEFAAVAEHKP from the coding sequence GTGAGTGGCACTGAGAGCGACCCCCTGCTCGGACCCGCCGACGTACGTGAGCTGGCCGCGGCGCTCGGCGTGCGCCCGACCAAGCAGCGCGGCCAGAACTTCGTGATCGACGCGAACACCGTACGGAAGATCGTGCGGACCGCGGGGGTCGGGCCCGGCGACACGGTCGTCGAGGTCGGCCCCGGCCTCGGCTCGCTCACCCTGGCCCTGCTGGAAGCGGCCGCACATGTGACCGCGATCGAGATCGACGACGTCCTGGCTGCGGCGCTGCCCGCGACCGTCGCGGCCCGGCTGCCCGGCAGGGTGGACCGTTTCGACCTGGTCCACAGCGACGCCATGGCGGTGACCGAGCTTCCGGGCCCGCCGCCCACCGCGCTGGTGGCGAACCTGCCGTACAACGTCGCCGTCCCGGTGCTGCTGCACATGCTCGCGACCTTCCCGGGCATCGAGCGCACGCTCGTCATGGTGCAGTCCGAGGTCGCCGACCGGCTCGCCGCCGGGCCCGGCAACAAGGTCTACGGCGTGCCCTCGGTGAAGGCGAACTGGTATGCCGACGTCAAGCGGGCCGGCGCCATCGGCCGCAGCGTCTTCTGGCCCGCGCCCAACGTGGACTCGGGCCTCGTCGCCCTCGCCCGGCGCGACCCGCCCGCCACGACGGCGACCCGCCAGGAGGTCTTCGCCGTGGTCGACGCCGCCTTCGCGCAGCGCCGCAAGACGCTGCGGGCCGCGCTCGCCGGGTGGGCCGGTTCCGCGGCGGCGGCGGAGGCCGCGTTGGTCGCCGCTGGAGTATCCCCGCAGGCACGTGGGGAAGCACTGACCGTCGAGGAATTCGCCGCCGTCGCCGAGCACAAGCCGTAG
- a CDS encoding 4-(cytidine 5'-diphospho)-2-C-methyl-D-erythritol kinase, with amino-acid sequence MTAVTVRVPAKVNVQLSVGGRRPDGFHDLATVFLAVGLYDHVTAAPADGLRITAAGRDVASVPLDGTNLAARAAVALAKRYGVEPDVHLHIDKDIPVAGGMAGGSADAAGALVACDALWGIGAPREELLALCADLGSDVPFSLVGGAALGVGRGEILTPLEVGGEFHWVFAVAEGGLSTPDVYRECDRLRRAGGGSDLAADLAEPAADPALVAALREGSAEALAGALSNDLQAASVGLRPGLADTLGAGLAGGALAALVSGSGPTCAFLVPSAPEAASLAAALPFRAYPALSPAPGATLL; translated from the coding sequence GTGACTGCCGTCACCGTCCGAGTGCCCGCCAAGGTCAACGTCCAGCTGTCCGTGGGCGGACGACGCCCCGACGGCTTCCACGACCTGGCCACCGTCTTCCTCGCGGTCGGGCTCTACGACCACGTCACCGCCGCACCCGCGGACGGGCTGCGGATCACCGCGGCGGGCCGGGACGTGGCGAGCGTCCCGCTCGACGGGACGAACCTGGCCGCGCGGGCGGCGGTCGCGCTCGCCAAGCGCTACGGGGTCGAGCCGGACGTGCACCTGCACATCGACAAGGACATCCCGGTGGCCGGGGGTATGGCCGGCGGGTCCGCGGACGCGGCGGGCGCGCTGGTCGCGTGCGACGCGCTGTGGGGGATCGGCGCTCCCCGCGAGGAACTGCTCGCGCTGTGCGCGGACCTCGGCAGTGACGTGCCGTTCAGCCTGGTGGGGGGCGCCGCGCTCGGGGTCGGGCGCGGGGAGATCCTGACGCCGCTGGAGGTCGGCGGGGAATTCCACTGGGTCTTCGCCGTCGCCGAAGGGGGCTTGTCCACGCCGGACGTCTACCGCGAGTGCGATCGCCTGCGGCGGGCCGGCGGGGGGAGTGACCTCGCCGCGGACCTTGCCGAGCCGGCGGCTGACCCCGCGCTCGTCGCCGCGCTGCGGGAGGGGTCGGCCGAGGCGCTCGCCGGGGCGCTGTCCAACGACCTCCAGGCCGCTTCCGTCGGCCTGCGGCCGGGGCTCGCCGACACACTTGGCGCCGGGCTCGCGGGCGGCGCCCTTGCCGCGCTTGTCTCCGGGTCGGGGCCGACCTGTGCGTTTCTCGTGCCCTCGGCTCCGGAGGCCGCCTCGCTTGCCGCCGCGCTGCCCTTCCGGGCCTATCCGGCCCTCTCGCCGGCCCCGGGCGCCACCCTTCTCTGA
- a CDS encoding ABC-F family ATP-binding cassette domain-containing protein, whose protein sequence is MAVNLVNVEAVGKTYGTRALLEAVSLGVSEGDRIGVVGRNGDGKTTLVRMLAKLEEPDAGRVTHQGGLRLGVLTQHDSLDPAATVRHEVVGDRADHQWAGDARIRDVLTGLFGGLDLPGFPAGLDTVIGPLSGGERRRIALAKLLIDEQDLIVLDEPTNHLDVEGIAWLAAHLRVRRSALVVVTHDRWFLDQVCTRMWDVQRGTVYEYEGGYSDYVFARAERERIAATEETKRQNLVRKELAWLRRGAPARTSKPRFRIEAANALIEDVPPPRDTAELMKFANSRLGKTVFELEDVTVTAGPKQLLRHITWQLGPGDRVGLVGVNGAGKTSLLKVLADAAVTDGDAQPAAGRVVVGKTVRLAYLSQEVAELDPALRVLQAVEAVRQRVDLGKGREMTAGQLCEKFGFTKEKQWTPVGDLSGGERRRLQLLRLLMDEPNVLFLDEPTNDLDIETLTQLEDLLDGWPGSMAVISHDRYFLERTTDRVFALLGDQSLRMLPRGVDEYLERRRAIAEAAAPPAPQAKEKPAGDTRAAKKELQRIERQLDKVGVKEKTLHTRITEHATDFAKVAEIDAELRALREEREDLEMRWLELADDAG, encoded by the coding sequence GTGGCCGTCAACCTGGTCAACGTCGAAGCCGTCGGCAAGACGTACGGCACGCGCGCCCTGCTGGAAGCCGTGTCGCTCGGCGTGTCGGAGGGTGACCGGATCGGGGTCGTCGGCCGGAACGGCGACGGCAAGACCACGCTCGTACGGATGCTCGCGAAGCTGGAGGAGCCCGACGCGGGACGCGTGACGCACCAGGGCGGGCTGCGGCTCGGCGTGCTGACGCAGCACGACAGCCTGGACCCGGCGGCGACCGTGCGGCACGAGGTCGTCGGGGACCGGGCGGACCACCAGTGGGCGGGGGACGCCAGGATCAGGGACGTGCTGACCGGGCTGTTCGGCGGGCTGGACCTGCCGGGCTTCCCGGCCGGCCTCGACACGGTGATCGGGCCATTGTCGGGCGGCGAGCGGCGGCGTATCGCGCTGGCGAAGCTGCTGATCGACGAGCAGGACCTGATCGTGCTGGACGAGCCGACCAACCACCTGGACGTGGAGGGCATCGCCTGGCTCGCGGCCCACCTGCGGGTCCGCAGGTCCGCGCTGGTGGTGGTGACCCACGACCGCTGGTTCCTCGACCAGGTGTGCACCCGGATGTGGGACGTGCAGCGCGGCACGGTGTACGAGTACGAGGGCGGTTACAGCGACTACGTCTTCGCCCGCGCCGAGCGCGAGCGCATCGCGGCGACCGAGGAGACCAAGCGGCAGAACCTGGTCCGCAAGGAACTGGCGTGGCTGCGCAGGGGCGCGCCCGCGCGTACGTCGAAGCCGCGGTTCAGGATCGAGGCGGCGAACGCCCTGATCGAGGACGTGCCGCCGCCCCGCGACACGGCGGAGCTGATGAAGTTCGCCAACTCCCGTCTGGGCAAGACCGTTTTCGAGCTGGAGGACGTGACGGTCACGGCCGGGCCGAAGCAGTTGCTGCGGCACATCACCTGGCAGCTCGGCCCGGGCGACCGGGTCGGCCTGGTGGGGGTGAACGGCGCGGGCAAGACGTCGCTGCTCAAGGTGCTCGCGGACGCGGCGGTGACCGACGGCGACGCGCAGCCGGCCGCGGGCCGGGTCGTGGTGGGCAAGACCGTGCGGCTGGCGTATCTGTCGCAGGAGGTCGCGGAGCTGGACCCGGCCCTGCGGGTGCTCCAGGCGGTGGAGGCGGTACGGCAGCGGGTCGACCTGGGCAAGGGCCGGGAGATGACCGCGGGGCAGCTGTGCGAGAAGTTCGGCTTCACCAAGGAGAAGCAGTGGACGCCGGTCGGCGACCTGTCCGGCGGTGAGCGGCGCCGGCTCCAGCTGCTGCGGCTGCTGATGGACGAGCCGAACGTGCTGTTCCTTGACGAGCCGACCAACGACCTGGACATCGAGACGCTGACCCAGTTGGAGGACCTGCTCGACGGCTGGCCGGGCTCGATGGCCGTGATCAGCCACGACCGCTACTTCCTCGAGCGCACCACCGACCGGGTCTTCGCGCTGCTGGGCGACCAGAGCCTGCGGATGCTGCCGCGCGGGGTGGACGAGTATCTGGAGCGCCGCCGGGCGATCGCGGAGGCCGCCGCGCCGCCGGCGCCGCAGGCGAAGGAGAAGCCGGCCGGCGACACCCGGGCGGCGAAGAAGGAACTCCAGCGCATCGAGCGGCAGTTGGACAAGGTCGGCGTCAAGGAGAAGACGCTGCACACCCGGATCACCGAGCACGCGACGGACTTTGCGAAGGTGGCCGAAATCGACGCGGAGCTGCGGGCGTTGCGCGAGGAGCGCGAGGACCTGGAGATGCGCTGGCTCGAACTGGCCGACGACGCAGGGTGA
- a CDS encoding response regulator transcription factor: MGVRLVVVDDHRLLAEALASALKLRGHRVLAASAPAAGAAELVLSRSPEVCLFGTAAPAEPGAFDAVARIKRERPGVAVVVLGPVPDPRGIAAAFAAGASGYVRHDERIEGVERAMAKARAGEVAVAQPLLQGAFAELLNPAQQPDDEGMRLLELLTPREIEVLVRVAEGEDTRLIAAGMRIAPSTARTHVQRVLMKLGVGSRLEAAALAARTGLLDRAAAPGVR; the protein is encoded by the coding sequence ATGGGCGTACGCCTCGTGGTGGTCGACGACCACCGGCTGCTCGCCGAGGCGTTGGCCTCGGCGCTCAAGCTGCGGGGGCACCGGGTGCTTGCCGCGTCCGCGCCCGCGGCCGGGGCGGCGGAGCTGGTGCTGAGCCGGTCGCCCGAGGTGTGTCTGTTCGGCACGGCGGCGCCGGCCGAGCCCGGCGCCTTCGACGCGGTCGCCAGGATCAAGCGGGAGCGGCCCGGGGTCGCGGTGGTCGTCCTCGGCCCGGTGCCCGACCCGCGCGGCATCGCGGCGGCCTTCGCGGCCGGCGCGTCGGGCTACGTACGCCACGACGAGCGGATCGAGGGCGTGGAGCGGGCCATGGCCAAGGCGCGGGCCGGTGAGGTCGCGGTGGCGCAGCCGCTGCTGCAGGGCGCCTTCGCCGAACTGCTCAACCCGGCCCAGCAGCCGGACGACGAGGGCATGCGGCTGCTCGAACTGCTGACCCCGCGCGAGATCGAGGTGCTGGTGCGGGTCGCCGAGGGCGAGGACACCCGGCTGATCGCGGCCGGGATGCGGATCGCGCCCAGCACCGCGCGTACCCACGTGCAGCGGGTGCTGATGAAGCTGGGCGTCGGCTCCCGGCTCGAAGCGGCGGCACTGGCCGCGCGCACCGGCCTGCTCGACCGCGCGGCGGCCCCCGGAGTGCGCTGA
- the galT gene encoding galactose-1-phosphate uridylyltransferase — MKKTTTRLADGRELIYYDADDTADAVIRDAVDRRPLEPVATHSELRHDRLLGDTVAIASHRQGRTYHPPADECPLCPSREGRLSEIPGTDYEVVVFENRFPSLAGDAGRCEVVCFTSDHDASFADLSEARARLVLDAWIDRTRELSQLPGVVQVFPFENRGKEIGVTLGHPHGQIYGYPFVTPRTSLMLSALAGHRERTGRNLFDDILADETADGRRIVLAGEHWTAFVPHAAHWPYEVHLFPHRRVPDLLALDEDARAEFPRVYLELLRRFDRIFGPGQPRTPYISGWHQAPFGTPERREFGLHLELFTIRRTSGKLKYLAGSESGMGAFINDVPPEAAALRLREVASQ, encoded by the coding sequence GTGAAGAAGACGACGACCCGGCTCGCGGACGGCCGCGAACTGATCTACTACGACGCCGACGACACGGCCGACGCGGTCATCCGTGACGCCGTCGACCGCCGTCCGCTGGAGCCCGTCGCCACCCATTCCGAACTGCGCCACGACCGCCTGCTCGGCGACACCGTGGCCATCGCCTCGCACCGCCAGGGCCGCACCTACCACCCGCCGGCCGACGAATGCCCGCTGTGCCCCTCGCGCGAGGGACGGCTCAGTGAGATACCCGGCACCGACTACGAGGTCGTCGTCTTCGAGAACCGCTTCCCCTCGCTGGCGGGCGACGCGGGGCGCTGCGAGGTGGTCTGCTTCACCTCCGACCACGACGCCTCGTTCGCCGACCTCAGCGAGGCGCGCGCCCGGCTCGTGCTCGACGCCTGGATCGACCGCACCAGGGAGCTGTCCCAACTTCCCGGCGTCGTCCAGGTCTTCCCCTTCGAGAACCGCGGCAAGGAGATAGGCGTCACCCTCGGCCACCCGCACGGCCAGATCTACGGCTACCCGTTCGTCACCCCGCGCACCTCGCTCATGCTGAGCGCCCTCGCCGGGCACCGCGAACGCACCGGCCGCAACCTCTTCGACGACATCCTCGCCGACGAGACCGCCGACGGCCGGCGGATCGTGCTGGCGGGCGAGCACTGGACCGCGTTCGTCCCGCACGCCGCCCACTGGCCCTACGAGGTGCACCTCTTCCCGCACCGCCGGGTGCCGGACCTGCTCGCCCTCGACGAGGACGCGCGCGCCGAATTCCCGCGCGTCTACCTGGAGCTGCTGCGCCGCTTCGACCGGATCTTCGGCCCCGGGCAGCCGCGCACCCCGTACATCTCCGGCTGGCACCAGGCGCCCTTCGGCACGCCCGAGCGGCGGGAGTTCGGGCTGCATCTGGAGCTTTTCACGATTCGCCGCACGTCGGGCAAGCTTAAGTATCTTGCGGGGTCCGAATCGGGCATGGGCGCGTTCATCAACGACGTACCGCCCGAGGCCGCCGCGCTGCGACTGCGAGAGGTAGCGAGTCAGTGA
- the galE gene encoding UDP-glucose 4-epimerase GalE, whose product MSKSPLKLLVTGGAGYVGGVVAAHLLAAGHRVTVLDDLSTGFREGVPDGADFVEGRIQDAAKVLDGSYDAVLHFAASSQVGESVADPAKYWRNNVGGSLELLDAMRDSGVGTLVFSSTAATYGEPASVPITEDAVTAPTNPYGATKLAVDHMIGAECAAHGLAAVSLRYFNVAGAYGRHGERHDPESHLIPLVLQVAQGRREAISVFGEDYPTPDGTCLRDYIHVADLAEAHLLALDHATAGEHLICNLGNGSGFSVREVIDTARQVTGHPIPATVQPRRAGDPAVLVASAQRAHDRLGWQPSRTDLAEIVRDAWNFAQSLGEDAQ is encoded by the coding sequence GTGAGTAAGAGCCCCCTGAAGCTGCTGGTCACCGGTGGAGCCGGATACGTCGGCGGTGTGGTCGCCGCCCATCTGCTGGCCGCCGGGCACCGGGTGACCGTTCTGGACGACCTGTCCACCGGCTTCCGGGAGGGCGTCCCGGACGGCGCCGACTTCGTCGAGGGCCGGATCCAGGACGCGGCCAAGGTGCTCGACGGCTCCTACGACGCCGTGCTGCACTTCGCCGCGTCGTCGCAGGTCGGCGAATCCGTCGCCGACCCGGCCAAATACTGGCGGAACAACGTCGGCGGCAGCCTCGAACTGCTCGACGCCATGCGCGACTCCGGGGTCGGCACACTGGTCTTCTCCTCCACCGCCGCCACTTACGGCGAGCCCGCGAGCGTCCCCATCACCGAGGACGCCGTCACCGCCCCCACCAACCCCTACGGCGCCACCAAGCTCGCCGTCGACCACATGATCGGCGCCGAGTGCGCCGCCCACGGCCTGGCCGCCGTCTCCCTGCGGTACTTCAACGTGGCGGGCGCGTACGGCAGGCACGGCGAGCGCCACGACCCCGAGTCGCACCTGATCCCGCTGGTCCTCCAGGTCGCCCAGGGCCGGCGCGAAGCCATCTCGGTCTTCGGCGAGGACTATCCGACGCCCGACGGCACCTGCCTGCGCGACTACATCCATGTCGCCGACCTGGCCGAGGCGCACCTGCTCGCGCTCGACCACGCCACCGCGGGCGAGCACCTGATCTGCAACCTCGGCAACGGCAGCGGATTCTCCGTCCGCGAGGTCATCGACACCGCCCGCCAGGTCACCGGGCACCCCATCCCCGCGACCGTGCAGCCGCGCCGGGCCGGCGACCCCGCCGTCCTGGTGGCCTCCGCGCAGCGCGCGCACGACCGGCTCGGCTGGCAGCCCAGCCGCACCGACCTCGCGGAGATCGTCCGCGACGCATGGAACTTCGCTCAATCCCTCGGGGAGGACGCACAATGA
- the galK gene encoding galactokinase produces MTDLGIAFKDVFGRAPEGCWAAPGRVNLIGEHTDYNDGHVLPFALAQTTRAAVARRDDGLLRVHSADMDGGVVELRLGDLAPGRAAGWATYPAAVLWTLREAGHPVGGADIHYDSTVPVGGGLSSSAALQVVTGLALGDLHGVDITRQELALLCQRSENVYVGAPVGVMDQTASACCTEGHALHLDVRGLEQRQVPLDLVGAGLTLLVADTRVKHAHADGAYAALRSGCEAAAAALGLASLRDVPYEGLDAALAALPDEPDGRLRRLTRHIVTENRRVEEVIALLDAGRIREIGPVLTAGHVSLRDDFRISCPELDLVVDTVLACGALGARMTGGGFGGSAIALVPAEQAGAVTAAVQAALPAARVFPATPSPGAHPLARA; encoded by the coding sequence ATGACGGACCTCGGCATAGCCTTCAAGGACGTCTTCGGACGCGCGCCCGAGGGCTGCTGGGCGGCCCCCGGACGGGTGAACCTGATCGGCGAGCACACCGACTACAACGACGGCCATGTGCTGCCCTTCGCGCTCGCGCAGACCACCAGGGCCGCCGTCGCGCGCCGCGACGACGGCCTGCTGCGGGTCCATTCCGCCGACATGGACGGCGGCGTGGTCGAACTTCGCCTCGGCGACCTCGCCCCCGGCCGCGCCGCGGGCTGGGCCACCTATCCCGCGGCCGTCCTGTGGACCCTGCGCGAGGCCGGCCACCCGGTCGGCGGCGCCGACATCCACTACGACAGCACCGTGCCGGTCGGCGGCGGCCTGTCCTCCTCCGCCGCCCTCCAGGTCGTCACCGGGCTGGCCCTCGGCGATCTGCACGGCGTGGACATCACCCGGCAGGAACTGGCGCTGCTCTGCCAGCGCTCGGAGAACGTCTACGTCGGCGCGCCGGTCGGCGTCATGGACCAGACCGCGTCCGCGTGCTGCACCGAGGGGCACGCGCTGCACCTCGACGTCCGCGGGCTCGAACAGCGCCAGGTGCCGCTGGACCTGGTGGGCGCGGGCCTCACGCTGCTGGTGGCCGACACCCGGGTCAAGCACGCCCACGCGGACGGGGCGTACGCCGCGCTGCGGTCCGGCTGCGAGGCGGCTGCCGCGGCGCTGGGCCTGGCCTCGCTGCGGGACGTGCCGTACGAGGGCCTGGACGCGGCCCTGGCCGCCCTGCCTGACGAGCCCGACGGGCGGCTGCGCCGGCTCACCCGGCACATCGTCACCGAGAACCGGCGGGTCGAGGAGGTCATCGCCCTGCTCGACGCCGGGCGCATTCGCGAGATCGGTCCGGTGCTCACCGCCGGGCACGTGTCCCTGCGGGACGACTTCCGGATCTCCTGCCCCGAACTCGACCTCGTCGTCGACACGGTGCTCGCCTGCGGCGCGCTCGGTGCGCGGATGACCGGTGGCGGCTTCGGGGGTTCCGCGATCGCGCTCGTCCCTGCGGAGCAGGCGGGCGCCGTGACCGCGGCCGTCCAGGCCGCCCTCCCGGCGGCCCGCGTCTTCCCGGCCACCCCCTCCCCGGGCGCGCACCCGCTGGCGCGGGCCTGA